One segment of Niabella beijingensis DNA contains the following:
- a CDS encoding DUF6660 family protein, translating into MRTFSYILMIVLMAMQFMPCSDKVSSVRGAGSIRLETVKKSASENHKSDRCTPFCTCSCCAAQVIPQPSLKIALNISVFSPTYVDHYRENYIDISLPIWRPPQLVA; encoded by the coding sequence ATGAGGACTTTTTCCTACATATTGATGATCGTTTTGATGGCGATGCAGTTTATGCCTTGCTCTGATAAAGTATCTTCAGTACGGGGGGCCGGTTCTATCAGGCTTGAGACAGTAAAGAAAAGTGCCAGCGAGAATCATAAGTCAGATCGTTGCACTCCTTTTTGTACCTGTTCTTGCTGTGCCGCGCAGGTGATCCCCCAACCTTCTTTAAAAATTGCACTTAATATTTCGGTTTTTTCACCGACTTATGTTGATCATTATAGAGAGAACTATATCGATATTTCCCTTCCTATTTGGCGCCCTCCTCAATTAGTTGCTTAA
- a CDS encoding helix-turn-helix transcriptional regulator, translating to MYNYRLAVNVPNPPEKAMEYKKIKPHKELEPFIHFYWELKGNELERQWERVFPDGCTGIVMNLGNTCLTDNGSVSMEFGKTYVVGAMTSFKDSLIDSDTYLLGVCLKPATFANFYTYASQNELVNDTVEFEKSKAFNSDKILDSPFNYLDDFFYGRIKSRNNQLQLVINDIHSTNGQISIHELSKRNFTTVRQLERNFKKLIGISPKEYSNIIRFQYALSLIKNSDKNRSLLEIAFKCGYYDHSHLTNAFKRNTGLSPSQL from the coding sequence ATGTACAATTACAGATTGGCGGTCAATGTGCCAAACCCACCAGAGAAAGCGATGGAGTACAAAAAAATAAAACCTCACAAAGAATTAGAGCCCTTTATTCATTTTTATTGGGAACTAAAAGGAAACGAACTCGAAAGACAATGGGAACGGGTTTTCCCAGATGGTTGTACTGGTATAGTAATGAATTTAGGAAATACTTGTTTGACAGACAACGGTTCGGTTTCAATGGAGTTTGGGAAAACTTATGTAGTAGGCGCAATGACTTCATTCAAAGACAGCTTAATTGATAGCGATACATATTTATTAGGCGTGTGCCTAAAACCTGCGACTTTTGCTAATTTTTATACCTATGCCTCGCAAAATGAATTGGTTAACGATACTGTTGAGTTTGAAAAATCCAAAGCATTCAATAGTGATAAAATACTTGACAGCCCATTCAATTATCTTGACGATTTTTTTTACGGCAGAATAAAAAGCAGAAACAACCAATTGCAATTAGTGATCAATGATATACATTCAACAAACGGGCAAATCAGTATTCACGAACTATCAAAACGAAATTTCACGACTGTAAGACAACTAGAGAGAAATTTTAAAAAACTCATTGGAATATCCCCGAAAGAATATTCAAATATTATCCGTTTTCAATATGCTTTGAGCTTAATCAAAAATTCAGATAAAAATCGAAGTTTATTAGAGATTGCTTTTAAATGCGGCTATTATGACCATTCGCACCTTACCAATGCATTCAAACGCAACACAGGGCTTTCGCCATCGCAACTTTAA
- a CDS encoding dihydrofolate reductase family protein, translated as MRKLSLFIATSLDGYIAKPNDDLSFLKLVEKEGEDYGYKEFIETIDTLIIGRRTYDYVVKEIGASHYDNGERNVYVITRTERPNIGKTTFYTGNLTELVQQLKSENGKNIYCDGGAEVINDLLKHDLIDEFIISVIPVLLGNGTRLFKDGRPEQILEFVKAKTFETGLIQLNYKPK; from the coding sequence ATGCGAAAATTATCACTATTTATAGCAACAAGTTTAGACGGCTATATTGCAAAACCCAATGACGACCTTAGTTTTCTGAAATTAGTAGAAAAAGAGGGCGAAGATTACGGCTATAAAGAATTTATCGAAACCATTGACACCTTAATTATTGGGCGAAGAACCTACGATTATGTCGTTAAAGAAATTGGTGCTTCTCACTACGATAATGGAGAAAGAAATGTGTATGTTATCACAAGAACAGAAAGACCAAATATTGGCAAAACAACATTCTATACAGGAAACTTAACCGAGTTAGTGCAGCAACTGAAATCGGAAAACGGTAAAAATATTTATTGTGACGGTGGTGCAGAAGTGATAAATGATCTATTAAAACACGATTTAATAGATGAGTTTATAATTTCGGTTATACCTGTTTTACTAGGTAATGGAACAAGGCTTTTTAAAGATGGAAGACCAGAACAAATACTTGAATTTGTGAAGGCAAAGACGTTTGAAACAGGCTTAATTCAACTAAATTACAAACCGAAATAA
- a CDS encoding zf-TFIIB domain-containing protein, with amino-acid sequence MKCPNCGETLMMTDRSGIEIDYCPKCRGVWLDKGELDKITERSLQYNENSEGPSFNDEKHSNREYEKRDWHRKKRKGGFLGNLFDFD; translated from the coding sequence ATGAAATGTCCAAATTGTGGTGAAACATTAATGATGACTGACAGGTCCGGAATAGAAATTGACTATTGTCCAAAATGCCGAGGAGTTTGGCTTGATAAAGGGGAACTGGATAAGATTACAGAACGATCGCTGCAATACAACGAGAATTCAGAGGGTCCTTCTTTTAATGATGAAAAGCATAGTAATAGAGAGTATGAAAAACGGGATTGGCATCGCAAGAAAAGAAAGGGTGGCTTTCTTGGCAATCTATTCGATTTCGATTAA
- a CDS encoding pyridoxamine 5'-phosphate oxidase family protein encodes MVQNLDKEQIDAVFYSQVLGHLGCHAEGVTYVIPICYAYDGTYIYGRTYEGMKINIIRKNPEVCFQVESIKNMIQWQSVIGWGKFEELKNDDVRNNAILVLQSRISAVVDSSQLKTSPYWPFAAPGTKGIVFRVHLIEKTGRWSL; translated from the coding sequence ATGGTTCAGAATCTTGATAAGGAGCAAATTGATGCTGTTTTCTACAGCCAGGTTTTAGGGCATTTGGGTTGTCACGCAGAGGGAGTTACTTATGTAATACCAATTTGTTATGCTTACGATGGGACTTATATTTACGGACGGACATATGAAGGTATGAAAATCAATATTATCAGAAAAAATCCGGAGGTTTGTTTCCAGGTTGAGAGTATAAAAAATATGATTCAATGGCAAAGTGTAATCGGCTGGGGGAAGTTTGAGGAGCTTAAGAATGATGATGTGCGTAATAACGCAATACTTGTTTTGCAGAGCCGCATTTCGGCAGTAGTAGATAGCAGCCAACTAAAGACATCACCATATTGGCCCTTTGCTGCTCCTGGAACTAAAGGGATCGTGTTCCGAGTTCATTTAATAGAGAAAACCGGGCGGTGGTCACTTTAA